A single region of the Bacteroidales bacterium genome encodes:
- a CDS encoding DUF2752 domain-containing protein, translating into MLDKLIHWLENHSQPCFYKKYFGVECPGCGMQRAFIELLKGNIIESLKLYPALLPTIFLVVFLVLHLTFKFKNGAAIIKITFIFIVVITVLNYIYKLLTL; encoded by the coding sequence ATGCTTGATAAATTAATTCACTGGCTCGAAAATCACTCCCAGCCTTGCTTTTATAAAAAATATTTTGGCGTTGAATGTCCTGGATGTGGTATGCAACGCGCATTTATAGAATTACTTAAAGGGAATATTATTGAAAGCTTAAAATTATATCCTGCATTATTACCAACAATTTTTTTAGTTGTTTTTTTAGTTTTACATTTAACATTTAAATTCAAAAATGGTGCAGCTATAATTAAAATAACTTTTATTTTTATTGTAGTAATTACTGTATTAAATTATATTTATAAATTATTAACTCTTTAA
- a CDS encoding O-methyltransferase, which produces MNINKELEKYILEHIEPEGEILKELNRKTYLKFLNPRMLSGHLQGKVLKMLSKMICPENILEIGTYTGYSAICLVQGLKTKGKLHTIEINDELEDFIKSYFKKAKVSEKIILHIGDALKIIPSIDKLFDMVFIDGYKEQYLDYYNCVFEKVKKGGFIIADNVLWDGKVIEKVNDNDVQTKGILAFNDFVHNDNRVENVIFPIRDGFMILKKK; this is translated from the coding sequence ATGAATATTAATAAAGAACTTGAAAAATATATATTAGAACATATTGAACCTGAAGGTGAAATTCTAAAGGAGTTAAACCGCAAAACATATTTAAAATTCCTTAATCCGAGAATGTTATCGGGGCATTTACAAGGTAAAGTGTTAAAAATGTTAAGCAAAATGATTTGCCCTGAAAATATTCTCGAAATAGGAACATATACCGGTTATTCTGCTATTTGTCTGGTACAGGGTTTAAAAACCAAAGGGAAATTACATACAATTGAGATCAATGATGAATTGGAAGATTTCATAAAATCATATTTTAAAAAAGCAAAAGTATCTGAAAAAATAATATTACATATTGGTGATGCTTTAAAAATTATTCCTTCTATTGATAAACTTTTTGATATGGTTTTTATTGATGGTTATAAAGAACAATATTTGGATTATTATAATTGTGTTTTTGAAAAAGTAAAAAAGGGCGGATTTATTATAGCAGATAATGTTTTATGGGACGGAAAAGTTATAGAAAAAGTCAATGATAATGATGTTCAAACAAAGGGCATACTTGCATTTAATGATTTTGTCCATAATGATAACAGAGTAGAAAATGTTATTTTTCCAATCAGGGATGGATTCATGATATTAAAGAAAAAATAA
- a CDS encoding endonuclease, protein MMKKLFLLTTIILFGLQFIKAQPTGYYNGTEGLDGEELKSALHNIIKSHTEFSYTDIWSILKFSDEDPDNSDNLILIYTGRSQNKAYRDRGGNYDYEANGYTYDDSYNREHVWAKSHGNFGTDIGVGTDAHSLKPIDRTVNSSRSYKDFDNGGNQHNEATECYYDEDSWEPRDAAKGDVARIIFYMATRYEGDNGEIDLEVVDLVNTFPNPEHGKLSTLIEWNNQDPPDDFERNRNNVIYTWQKNRNPFIDNPEFANLIWGTSTASDILISNINISPEKPTPADNIIVSAEISSTSGTITASLGWATTYGQVSSTTSMSESSGTFSLEIPAQSAGTNIYYKINASNGTDTISSVIYMFSIDEPFTGTLTSVYVLQGQSNSSPYEDQVISTSGIVTGVFGTNFYLQDGYGAWNGIYVYNSEHSPSVGDSIIITGELSEYYDLTEISNISFYKVVSSGNPLPEPVLISTNVVATGNADAEQYEGVLVKVQNASCTTELGNYGLWGVDDGSGECLIHNPTTFSYEPTMGNAYNITGIATYNYSENKIDIRDDDDIVEAEDIFAPTVTQITVTDGNTIKIDFNEELNTVIAVNISNYTFNHNITTTNSEMVGFTNSSVKLSVSGMTVGDHSLIINGVEDLNGNTMDSVIVDFNSPYTNINELNPDLIKIFPNPINNDVIYINSKEIIRKIEITNISGQMIYNKQYCNKKDIVIHLNNITKGLYFTKIYMQNNKSFISKLMIN, encoded by the coding sequence ATGATGAAAAAACTTTTTTTATTAACAACAATAATTCTTTTTGGATTACAATTCATAAAAGCTCAACCAACAGGTTATTATAATGGAACCGAAGGTTTAGACGGTGAGGAATTAAAATCTGCTCTGCATAATATTATAAAAAGCCATACGGAATTTTCATATACAGATATCTGGAGTATTTTGAAATTTTCAGATGAAGACCCTGATAATTCCGACAATCTTATTTTAATTTATACGGGACGCTCTCAAAATAAAGCATACCGCGACAGAGGGGGTAATTATGATTATGAAGCAAACGGATATACTTATGATGATTCGTATAACAGGGAACATGTATGGGCTAAATCACACGGAAATTTCGGAACTGATATTGGTGTTGGTACCGATGCACATAGTTTAAAACCTATTGACCGTACTGTTAATTCATCAAGAAGCTATAAAGATTTTGATAATGGAGGAAACCAGCATAACGAAGCCACAGAATGTTATTACGATGAAGATTCATGGGAGCCACGTGATGCAGCTAAAGGGGATGTTGCAAGAATAATTTTTTATATGGCAACACGCTACGAAGGTGATAATGGAGAAATAGACCTTGAAGTTGTTGACCTGGTAAATACTTTTCCAAATCCAGAACATGGAAAATTATCAACACTAATTGAATGGAACAATCAGGACCCTCCTGATGATTTTGAACGAAACAGGAACAATGTTATTTATACATGGCAAAAAAATCGAAATCCATTTATTGATAATCCCGAATTTGCAAATCTTATCTGGGGTACATCAACAGCAAGCGATATTTTAATATCTAATATTAATATTTCTCCCGAAAAACCAACACCTGCTGATAATATAATTGTTTCAGCCGAAATTAGTTCAACTTCAGGAACAATTACCGCTTCTTTAGGATGGGCTACAACTTACGGACAAGTATCATCTACTACATCAATGTCAGAAAGTAGCGGAACTTTCTCTTTAGAAATTCCGGCACAATCAGCAGGGACTAATATTTATTACAAAATCAATGCTTCAAACGGTACTGATACTATAAGTTCTGTTATCTATATGTTCTCAATTGATGAACCCTTTACCGGAACATTAACTTCTGTTTATGTTCTTCAGGGACAATCAAATTCTTCGCCTTATGAAGATCAGGTAATTTCAACTTCAGGAATTGTTACAGGAGTATTCGGAACAAATTTTTATCTGCAAGATGGTTATGGCGCATGGAATGGTATTTATGTTTACAATTCGGAGCACAGTCCGTCTGTCGGAGACAGTATAATAATTACCGGTGAATTGTCAGAATATTATGATTTAACTGAAATCAGCAATATTAGTTTTTATAAAGTTGTTTCTTCTGGCAATCCTCTGCCTGAACCTGTACTTATTTCAACTAATGTAGTTGCTACAGGAAATGCAGATGCTGAACAATACGAAGGTGTTTTGGTTAAAGTGCAGAATGCTTCATGCACAACCGAACTCGGAAACTATGGTCTATGGGGTGTTGATGACGGAAGCGGTGAATGTCTTATCCATAATCCAACTACTTTCAGTTATGAACCAACAATGGGAAATGCTTATAATATAACCGGTATTGCCACATATAATTACAGTGAAAACAAAATAGATATTCGTGATGATGATGATATTGTAGAAGCAGAAGATATTTTTGCCCCAACTGTAACACAAATAACTGTTACTGATGGAAATACCATAAAAATTGATTTTAATGAAGAACTTAATACTGTAATTGCTGTCAATATATCAAATTATACTTTTAATCATAATATTACAACTACAAATTCAGAAATGGTTGGATTTACTAATTCATCTGTTAAGTTAAGTGTTTCAGGCATGACAGTAGGTGATCATAGTTTGATTATTAATGGAGTTGAAGACCTTAACGGAAATACAATGGATAGTGTTATTGTTGATTTTAATTCACCATATACAAATATTAATGAACTTAATCCTGATTTAATAAAAATATTCCCTAACCCAATTAACAATGATGTTATATATATTAATTCTAAAGAAATTATAAGGAAAATTGAAATTACTAATATTTCAGGACAAATGATTTATAACAAACAATATTGTAATAAAAAAGATATTGTAATTCATCTTAACAATATTACTAAGGGATTATATTTTACAAAAATATATATGCAAAATAATAAATCATTTATATCAAAATTAATGATAAATTAA
- the kdsB gene encoding 3-deoxy-manno-octulosonate cytidylyltransferase, with protein sequence MEFIGIIPARYASTRFPGKPLINIKGKTMIQRVYEQSSKAFETVLVATDDERIEKAVTGFGGKVIMTSEKHKSGTDRCNEAIEKYSISSGNKYDVIVNIQGDEPFIQPEQLDKIKFCFNSQEIQIATLVKKIEDIDDIFNPNKPKVIFNKNKEAIYFSRSPIPYIRNYKEPDWLNNHVFYKHIGLYAYRIDVLKKITQLKQSSLEIAESLEQLRWIENGYKIKIEITEYESISIDTIEDLEKL encoded by the coding sequence ATGGAATTTATAGGAATTATTCCGGCTCGATATGCTTCAACTCGTTTTCCCGGCAAACCTTTGATTAATATTAAAGGGAAAACGATGATACAAAGAGTATATGAACAATCATCAAAAGCATTTGAAACAGTATTAGTCGCAACCGATGATGAAAGAATTGAAAAAGCAGTTACCGGCTTTGGCGGTAAAGTTATAATGACTTCAGAAAAACATAAAAGCGGAACAGACAGGTGTAACGAAGCCATAGAAAAATACAGTATTTCTTCAGGTAACAAATATGATGTTATTGTTAATATACAGGGAGACGAACCTTTTATTCAACCCGAACAACTCGATAAAATAAAATTCTGTTTTAATTCTCAGGAAATACAGATTGCCACTTTGGTAAAAAAAATTGAAGATATTGATGATATTTTCAACCCGAATAAACCTAAAGTAATTTTTAACAAAAATAAAGAAGCAATATATTTTAGCCGTTCACCAATTCCCTACATCAGAAACTATAAAGAACCGGACTGGCTGAATAATCATGTTTTTTATAAACACATAGGATTATATGCTTACAGAATTGATGTTTTAAAAAAAATTACACAATTAAAACAATCTTCCTTAGAAATTGCCGAATCATTAGAACAACTACGCTGGATAGAAAACGGATATAAAATAAAAATCGAAATAACCGAATATGAAAGTATTTCTATTGATACTATAGAAGATTTGGAAAAACTGTAG
- a CDS encoding lamin tail domain-containing protein, with translation MKKLLLSLITICVFGFTFAQTDLFFSEYIEGSNTNKSLEIYNPTNAAISLDTYQMSRYSNGNTTPNYVSFPTGHSVPAHGTYVIVLDKRDPEGTGQDTAVFEDLQYRADAFLCPVYDENKMMYFNGNDAVTLEKTDGSIIDIIGKVGENPGDSWTDDTTANFLDTGDWTRYWTKDQTLIRKSSIVQGVTANPTLFNPVVEWDSLPRNTFTYLGWHVCDSYTDPDQPVFNQTSYEFNVYQEAANGTTVGTITATDATSDVLSYYFESGNYVYITAGDIDVRHTPFEIERNTGVIKVRDNEGLDYNTYQIFTIIAQVTDGTTPVTCTVTINVTEFQNVSEILNKPTFEICPNPVLNNNITINSSENISSVKIFDIIGKVIYKNTYNDCQNSININFNDTYKGMYFVSITHSNNKTVTKKLLIN, from the coding sequence ATGAAAAAACTTTTACTTTCATTAATTACAATTTGTGTGTTTGGATTTACATTTGCACAAACAGATTTATTCTTCTCGGAATATATAGAGGGAAGTAATACAAATAAATCATTAGAAATTTACAATCCTACTAATGCAGCAATAAGCTTAGACACCTATCAAATGTCTAGATATTCAAATGGAAATACAACACCAAATTATGTTTCATTTCCAACAGGACATAGTGTACCTGCGCATGGAACATATGTTATAGTTCTTGATAAAAGAGACCCAGAAGGAACAGGACAAGATACTGCTGTTTTTGAGGATTTACAATATAGAGCAGATGCATTTTTATGCCCAGTTTACGATGAAAACAAAATGATGTATTTTAATGGTAATGATGCAGTTACATTGGAAAAAACTGATGGTTCTATTATTGATATAATTGGAAAAGTTGGAGAAAATCCTGGCGATTCTTGGACAGATGATACAACTGCAAATTTTCTAGATACCGGTGATTGGACAAGATATTGGACAAAAGACCAAACTTTAATTAGAAAAAGTTCTATTGTTCAAGGTGTAACTGCTAACCCTACTCTTTTCAACCCTGTTGTAGAATGGGATTCATTACCAAGAAATACTTTTACTTATTTAGGATGGCACGTTTGTGATAGTTATACTGACCCCGACCAGCCTGTATTCAATCAAACATCATATGAATTTAATGTGTATCAAGAGGCTGCAAATGGAACAACAGTTGGAACAATTACAGCTACTGATGCCACAAGTGATGTTCTTTCATATTATTTTGAATCAGGCAATTATGTATATATAACTGCAGGTGATATTGATGTTAGACATACACCATTTGAAATAGAAAGAAACACAGGCGTTATTAAAGTAAGAGATAACGAAGGATTAGATTATAATACTTATCAGATATTTACTATTATTGCTCAAGTTACTGATGGTACAACTCCTGTTACTTGTACAGTAACAATTAATGTTACTGAATTTCAAAATGTATCAGAAATATTAAATAAACCCACATTTGAAATATGTCCAAATCCCGTTTTAAATAATAATATTACTATAAATTCTTCTGAAAATATATCATCAGTCAAGATATTTGATATAATTGGTAAAGTTATATATAAAAACACATATAATGATTGTCAAAATTCTATTAATATTAATTTTAATGATACTTATAAGGGTATGTATTTTGTTTCTATCACTCACTCTAATAATAAAACCGTAACAAAAAAATTATTAATTAATTAA
- a CDS encoding insulinase family protein, which produces MEYQFYTLPNGIKLVHKKIPSKVAHFGIIINTGSRDEADNEHGMAHFIEHTIFKGTKKRKTYHIISRLEDVGGDIDAYTTKEETCIYASFLHNYYERTIELISDIVFNSVFPEKELIKEKEVIIDEINSYKDSPADLIFDDFEELVFQNHPIGKNILGTAENLKKFKRNDVLNFIKNNYHTDQMVLCSVGNIKFKELISLLKKHFGDKPALYRKNKRKVFNSYLSAKRTKNKSTYQTHCITGNISYKMKDSKRIKMVLLNNIIGGPGMNSRLNLALREKHGFAYNIESFYTPYIDTGIFGIYFGTDNGNLEKCINVITKELKKVKEQKLGKLQLHKAKKQLIGQIAIASENYSSLMQSIGKSYLLFDKVDTLDEIAKKIELISAEDIQNIANEIFDFNKFSTLIYE; this is translated from the coding sequence ATGGAATATCAATTTTATACATTACCAAACGGAATAAAGCTTGTTCACAAGAAGATTCCTTCAAAAGTAGCTCATTTCGGAATTATTATTAATACAGGTTCCAGAGATGAGGCTGACAATGAACATGGTATGGCTCATTTTATTGAACATACTATTTTTAAAGGAACAAAAAAGCGTAAAACTTATCATATAATAAGCCGGTTAGAAGATGTTGGTGGAGATATTGATGCTTATACTACAAAAGAAGAAACCTGTATTTATGCTTCTTTTCTTCATAATTATTATGAAAGAACAATTGAGTTAATAAGCGATATTGTTTTTAATTCTGTTTTTCCTGAAAAAGAGTTGATAAAAGAAAAAGAAGTAATAATTGATGAAATAAATTCTTACAAAGATTCTCCTGCCGATCTTATTTTTGATGATTTTGAAGAACTTGTATTTCAAAATCATCCAATAGGAAAAAATATTTTAGGCACAGCGGAAAATTTAAAAAAGTTTAAAAGAAATGATGTTCTGAATTTTATTAAGAATAATTATCATACCGACCAAATGGTTTTGTGTTCGGTAGGGAATATTAAGTTTAAAGAACTTATATCTCTGTTGAAAAAACATTTTGGCGATAAACCTGCATTATATCGTAAAAATAAACGTAAAGTTTTTAATTCATACTTATCTGCAAAAAGAACAAAAAATAAATCAACATATCAAACACATTGCATTACAGGAAATATTTCGTACAAAATGAAAGATTCCAAAAGGATAAAAATGGTACTTCTTAATAATATTATTGGCGGACCCGGAATGAATTCACGGTTAAATCTTGCATTGAGAGAAAAACACGGTTTTGCTTATAATATTGAATCATTTTACACTCCTTATATTGATACAGGAATTTTTGGTATATATTTCGGAACAGATAATGGAAATCTTGAAAAATGTATAAATGTTATAACAAAAGAATTAAAAAAGGTTAAAGAACAAAAACTGGGGAAATTACAATTACACAAAGCCAAAAAACAACTTATAGGACAAATTGCTATTGCATCAGAAAACTATTCAAGCCTGATGCAAAGCATCGGGAAAAGTTATTTACTGTTTGACAAAGTTGATACTTTAGATGAAATTGCAAAAAAAATTGAATTAATATCAGCAGAAGATATACAAAATATTGCAAATGAAATTTTTGATTTTAATAAATTCTCAACTCTAATTTACGAATGA
- a CDS encoding TonB-dependent receptor, which translates to MKKIVVLIVVNILLITSIYAQKGVIHGIIKDGQTGETLIGANVLIKEGVGTITDFEGKFKLELEKGEYDLKISYIGYEPKTKHIILGNKTVYVNISLETITLNEVVIVADIARSRETPVAFTNILPAVIEAELATQDLPMILNSTPGVYATQQGGGDGDARITIRGFNQRNVAVMLDGIPVNDMENGWVYWSNWFGLDAVTRQMQVVRGLGASKLAIPSVGGTINIISKGIESKFGGNVKQQIGNDGYMRTSLGFTSGKLKNGFGVTLAGSYKQGDGWVDLNWTKGWFYFVRIDKQFKKHTVSLTAMGAPQQHGQRSYAKPIAKYDKDYASELGVDTTGLADYGLTYNSHWGYVDRWTFDENGDTIHAEKEQLLEKKNYYHKPQFSLKDSWNITDKLFLSNIFYVSIGNGGGTGLTESTTIDETGQLRMQTIYDNNYNNRFEPGRTGTAIYSSINNHYWYGFLSTFNYKPINLLTISGGLDARSYKGEHYRKLYDMLGGEYFYDEKYIGPEGTVNNTDITRKKYKDDIFYYHNDGLVRWSGLFGQAELKQGDWSTFLNLTTSMSSYKRIDYFEKKIVDLTDTVFTVGVNRSIMNPETGNYTTDTVFYNGVPYTINSPEAKTNETEWASFLGYTIKAGANYNFSEKQNVFFNLGYIRKAPRFNNVFYQGNRKFLNIEYEKIKAFEIGYSFKSSQFSVNSNWYFTIWENKPADRVQTITIEDISYAININGMNARHIGWEIDFIYKPTPKINFQGIISLGDWIWTSADTALVIDDSGVIKDSIGFDAKGVHVGDAAQTQFGGSVEYEIIKKLFVKAKVMYFGKHYAKFDPISLRDDDNPNDGSDDWISNAGRESWQVPNYYLVDLNLRYHFKIQEQRFSVSFNILNLLDRIYLSDAVNNDTYTQSYNDFDAKSAAVFFGMGIRYSASLKYTF; encoded by the coding sequence ATGAAAAAAATAGTAGTTTTAATAGTTGTTAATATTTTACTAATTACATCTATTTATGCTCAAAAAGGTGTTATTCATGGAATTATTAAAGACGGACAAACAGGGGAAACTCTTATTGGAGCAAATGTATTAATTAAAGAAGGTGTTGGAACAATTACTGATTTTGAAGGAAAATTCAAATTAGAATTAGAAAAAGGAGAATATGATTTAAAAATATCATACATTGGTTACGAACCAAAAACAAAACATATTATTTTAGGTAATAAAACTGTATATGTTAATATATCCTTAGAAACTATTACTTTAAACGAAGTAGTAATTGTTGCTGATATTGCCAGATCACGAGAAACGCCTGTAGCTTTTACTAATATTTTACCCGCAGTAATCGAAGCTGAATTAGCCACACAAGACTTACCAATGATATTAAATTCAACCCCCGGAGTTTATGCTACCCAACAAGGCGGAGGTGATGGTGATGCCAGAATTACTATTCGTGGATTTAATCAAAGAAATGTAGCTGTTATGTTAGATGGCATTCCTGTTAATGATATGGAAAACGGTTGGGTTTATTGGTCGAATTGGTTTGGACTTGATGCTGTTACAAGACAAATGCAAGTTGTAAGAGGTTTGGGAGCTTCTAAATTGGCAATACCTTCGGTTGGAGGTACTATTAATATTATTTCAAAAGGTATTGAATCTAAGTTTGGGGGTAATGTTAAACAACAAATTGGAAACGATGGATATATGCGTACATCATTAGGATTTACATCCGGTAAACTAAAAAATGGTTTTGGTGTTACACTTGCAGGTTCATATAAACAAGGTGATGGTTGGGTTGATTTAAATTGGACAAAAGGATGGTTCTATTTTGTAAGAATTGACAAACAATTTAAAAAACACACAGTATCTCTCACTGCAATGGGAGCTCCGCAACAACATGGACAAAGGTCTTATGCAAAACCAATTGCAAAATATGATAAAGATTATGCTTCAGAATTAGGAGTTGATACAACCGGACTTGCAGATTATGGACTGACATATAACTCACACTGGGGATATGTTGACAGATGGACATTTGATGAAAATGGAGATACAATTCATGCTGAAAAAGAACAGTTATTAGAGAAAAAAAATTACTATCATAAACCGCAATTTAGCTTAAAAGATTCATGGAATATTACGGATAAACTTTTTTTATCTAATATTTTTTATGTATCTATTGGTAATGGTGGAGGAACCGGTTTAACAGAAAGTACAACTATTGATGAAACCGGTCAATTAAGAATGCAAACTATTTATGATAATAATTATAATAATAGATTTGAACCAGGACGGACAGGTACTGCAATCTATAGCTCGATAAATAATCATTATTGGTATGGATTTTTATCTACATTTAATTATAAACCAATAAATTTATTAACTATTTCAGGTGGACTTGATGCCAGGTCGTATAAGGGAGAACATTACCGTAAACTATACGATATGTTGGGTGGAGAATATTTTTATGATGAAAAATATATTGGTCCGGAAGGAACAGTTAATAATACTGATATTACCAGAAAAAAATATAAAGATGATATATTCTATTATCATAATGATGGTTTAGTTAGATGGAGCGGTTTATTTGGTCAAGCAGAATTAAAACAAGGAGATTGGAGCACTTTTTTAAATTTAACAACTTCAATGAGTTCATATAAACGAATTGATTATTTTGAAAAAAAAATAGTTGATTTAACTGATACTGTATTTACTGTTGGGGTAAATAGGTCAATAATGAATCCTGAAACCGGTAATTACACAACAGATACTGTGTTTTATAATGGTGTACCATATACAATTAATTCTCCCGAAGCAAAAACAAACGAAACAGAATGGGCAAGTTTTTTAGGATATACCATTAAGGCAGGTGCAAATTATAATTTTTCAGAAAAACAAAATGTATTTTTTAATTTAGGTTATATTAGAAAAGCACCAAGGTTCAACAATGTTTTTTATCAAGGGAATAGGAAATTTTTAAATATAGAATACGAAAAGATTAAAGCCTTCGAAATTGGCTACTCTTTTAAAAGTTCTCAATTTTCGGTTAATTCAAACTGGTATTTTACTATATGGGAAAACAAACCGGCAGACAGAGTGCAAACAATTACAATTGAAGATATTTCATATGCTATTAACATAAATGGCATGAATGCCAGACATATTGGATGGGAAATTGATTTTATATATAAACCAACACCTAAAATTAATTTTCAAGGAATAATATCTTTAGGAGATTGGATATGGACTTCAGCAGATACAGCCTTAGTAATTGATGATAGTGGTGTAATAAAAGACAGTATTGGATTTGATGCAAAAGGCGTTCATGTTGGAGATGCTGCACAAACACAATTTGGAGGTTCAGTTGAATATGAAATTATTAAAAAACTTTTTGTTAAAGCAAAAGTTATGTATTTTGGAAAACATTATGCAAAATTTGATCCTATTTCATTACGTGATGACGATAACCCAAATGATGGAAGTGATGATTGGATTTCAAATGCAGGAAGAGAATCATGGCAAGTCCCAAATTATTATTTAGTAGATTTAAACCTTAGATATCATTTCAAAATCCAAGAACAACGATTTTCTGTTTCGTTTAATATTTTAAATTTGCTTGACAGAATATATTTATCTGATGCTGTTAATAATGATACATACACACAAAGTTATAATGATTTTGACGCAAAATCAGCAGCAGTATTTTTTGGTATGGGAATAAGATATAGCGCATCTTTAAAATATACTTTCTAA
- a CDS encoding dienelactone hydrolase family protein, with the protein MPQISRILLVFIILISQFSFGQSTFEELIKSNSKKKQNKLIKTFLNGEISADSIIFLIKNIKYKKPEQKGIVCHKYKSKDGRSLPYYMYIPEKYDNNKKHPLLIYLHGGVTKNVITKKSKGIAVHSPFKDLAEKNGYILLFPIGDSSSAWWDNTGIFNILYLIKETKKNYNINDNKVFMTGFSDGGSISFFFAMIHPTNFAGFIPLSGSPITGSKESNIQNYLPNLSNRPLYVVNTDIDLLFPDNKIKPIIDLAKQAGGNISYKIYKGIGHNFSYAEQEVPLIFNFMEHTKRNLFPETIIWETDNPKRGKCMWFIIDKINDEKHEIWYHDYNNETVENKLNLGFTPDFSYTGKGIKIAKIIEKHNLCTLFGLENEDVIIQIDDKQITNLNVLYDIYNSKITGDNTKIIFNRCNKKQIVEKPYPPPRSTILFNHDNQSAYVETNYKNNIFKIKSSKLAAFTIFIHPEMVNVEKNIVIYNNDKIVFDSKIKFDKEFLLNNFLKNRDRALIYINKISIELE; encoded by the coding sequence ATGCCACAAATAAGCAGGATATTATTAGTTTTTATCATACTAATTTCTCAATTTTCATTTGGGCAGAGTACATTTGAAGAATTAATAAAATCAAACTCAAAAAAAAAACAAAACAAGCTCATTAAAACTTTTTTAAATGGAGAAATATCAGCTGACTCAATTATATTCCTAATAAAGAATATTAAATATAAAAAACCTGAACAAAAAGGAATTGTTTGTCATAAATATAAAAGTAAAGATGGTCGGTCGCTTCCGTATTATATGTATATTCCTGAAAAATATGATAATAATAAAAAACATCCTTTACTTATTTATCTCCATGGCGGAGTTACGAAAAATGTAATTACAAAAAAATCAAAAGGAATTGCAGTTCATTCTCCATTTAAGGATTTAGCAGAAAAAAACGGATATATACTTTTATTTCCAATTGGAGATTCTTCTTCTGCATGGTGGGATAATACAGGAATTTTCAACATTCTATATCTGATAAAAGAAACTAAAAAAAATTATAATATTAACGATAATAAAGTTTTTATGACAGGTTTTTCAGATGGAGGTTCCATCTCATTTTTTTTCGCTATGATTCATCCAACAAATTTTGCAGGGTTTATTCCATTAAGTGGAAGTCCTATAACCGGTTCAAAAGAAAGTAATATTCAAAACTATCTTCCGAATTTATCTAACCGTCCATTATATGTAGTTAATACTGACATTGATCTATTATTTCCTGACAATAAGATCAAGCCAATAATAGATCTTGCAAAACAAGCCGGTGGAAATATTTCTTATAAAATTTACAAAGGAATTGGTCATAATTTTTCATATGCCGAACAGGAAGTTCCCCTTATTTTTAATTTTATGGAACATACAAAAAGAAACCTTTTTCCGGAAACAATAATTTGGGAAACTGATAATCCTAAAAGAGGTAAATGTATGTGGTTTATTATTGATAAAATTAATGATGAAAAACATGAAATATGGTATCACGATTATAATAATGAAACAGTTGAAAATAAATTAAATTTGGGATTTACTCCTGATTTTTCATATACAGGTAAGGGTATAAAAATTGCGAAAATCATTGAAAAACATAATTTATGCACATTATTCGGTCTGGAAAATGAGGATGTTATCATACAGATTGATGATAAACAAATAACAAATCTCAATGTGTTATACGACATTTATAATTCAAAAATAACAGGAGATAATACTAAAATTATATTTAATAGATGTAATAAAAAACAAATTGTTGAAAAACCATATCCCCCACCGAGATCTACTATTTTATTCAATCACGATAATCAATCTGCATATGTTGAAACAAATTATAAAAATAATATTTTTAAAATTAAAAGTTCTAAACTTGCTGCATTTACAATATTTATACATCCTGAAATGGTAAATGTTGAAAAGAATATTGTTATCTATAATAATGATAAAATAGTTTTTGACAGTAAAATAAAGTTTGATAAAGAATTTTTACTGAATAATTTTCTAAAAAACAGGGATAGAGCACTTATATATATAAATAAAATATCGATTGAACTAGAATAG